One part of the Thermodesulfobacterium commune DSM 2178 genome encodes these proteins:
- a CDS encoding deoxyguanosinetriphosphate triphosphohydrolase — translation MSIREEKEAFEELYLAPKACKSRFSRGRTYPEEECEIRTAFERDRDRIIHSKAFRRLKHKTQVFLAPKGDHYRTRLTHTLEVAQIARTIARALNLNETLTEAIALGHDLGHTPFGHAGEEVLNELLEGGFRHYEQSLRVVEKLEKDGRGLNLTFEVKEGILKHSKGMGPILSKGSDKPSTLEAEIVRVSDVIAYVNHDVDDALRAGMIDLKDLPQNSKKILGETHAQRISTLVKSIVYSTREANYSEIVMEDKVLSALTELREFLFEKIYFSQSVRKEFEKAKRLLLQLFEFYDKNFENIPYFIKAKSVFPDEPKERLIADYISGMTDRYAIYQYFECFVPKPWQGLEKVFGGIDYEL, via the coding sequence ATAAGTATAAGAGAGGAAAAGGAGGCTTTTGAAGAGCTTTACTTAGCACCTAAAGCTTGTAAGTCCCGATTTTCCCGGGGAAGAACTTATCCTGAAGAAGAGTGTGAGATAAGAACGGCTTTTGAAAGGGACCGGGACCGGATTATTCATTCCAAGGCCTTTAGAAGGCTAAAACATAAAACCCAAGTGTTTTTAGCCCCTAAAGGAGATCATTATCGGACGAGACTTACCCACACCTTGGAAGTAGCTCAGATAGCAAGGACTATAGCCAGGGCTTTAAATCTAAATGAGACCCTGACTGAGGCTATAGCTTTGGGGCATGACCTTGGGCATACTCCCTTTGGCCATGCAGGAGAAGAGGTCTTAAACGAGCTTTTAGAGGGTGGTTTTAGACACTATGAGCAGAGCTTGAGGGTGGTTGAGAAACTGGAAAAAGACGGAAGAGGCTTAAATCTTACGTTTGAGGTAAAGGAGGGTATTTTAAAACATTCTAAAGGGATGGGACCTATTCTAAGTAAGGGATCTGATAAGCCAAGCACTCTTGAAGCTGAGATAGTAAGGGTTTCAGATGTGATAGCTTATGTCAACCACGATGTAGATGATGCTCTAAGAGCAGGGATGATAGACTTAAAAGACCTTCCTCAAAATTCTAAAAAAATCCTGGGAGAAACCCATGCCCAAAGGATTTCTACGTTGGTAAAAAGTATCGTTTATTCTACCAGAGAGGCAAACTACTCTGAGATTGTGATGGAAGATAAGGTGCTTAGTGCTTTGACAGAGCTTAGAGAGTTTTTGTTTGAGAAAATCTATTTTTCCCAGTCTGTAAGAAAAGAGTTTGAGAAAGCCAAAAGACTGCTTTTACAGCTTTTTGAGTTTTATGACAAAAATTTTGAGAACATTCCTTATTTTATAAAGGCTAAATCGGTTTTTCCTGATGAGCCTAAAGAGAGATTGATAGCTGATTATATTTCAGGGATGACTGACAGATATGCTATCTACCAGTATTTTGAATGCTTTGTTCCTAAGCCTTGGCAAGGGCTGGAGAAGGTTTTTGGAGGCATAGACTATGAGCTATAA